One Tenebrio molitor chromosome 2, icTenMoli1.1, whole genome shotgun sequence genomic region harbors:
- the LOC138124215 gene encoding F-box only protein 33-like isoform X3 — translation MNSDNSACFGDCPKPKKSKTSEEESYLLPYWAHLPSIVIHDIFDLLDKKDRQNASSVCKSWRQNVFHPKWWPEVTFKIEPCNIDRAKFFTTFFGRIVTCAKIKVNTLTPDCTDEFITLIEALSENNNLKELIIEPTHCHFDMSRYCGKSSYNVIATLKRCLPNLAKFSIGSIEDFAHYLDEYLTILSSQQPEKITVLGLASVKDNPNEYEDSYFECDLIKPFTNLKVLSIDFDQLSDNFLSCLDDSKELERLIVHLHGVRDGHPGTTNAAWADFKSKHPNCELRLTVIHSYDEIRVLQDTVLRGQMPLSHLKVFFCENVNMGVLEYMSACYAQTLRSIMWVDSLSHSKESWSFLTSHYDSTPDPLIMISWLCKKLEELVFYGYKYCEENLIAIARLRGDKLKKFEIAEDDILLSNADGHQSSENFLIDIPLHLKRPWAPTKRANLHPVIDSPTAGDSDEYLLPIVLADLH, via the exons ATGAACAGTGACAATTCTGCTTGTTTCGGAGATTGcccaaaaccaaaaaaatccaAGACTTCGGAGGAGGAAAGTTATCTGTTACCATATTGGGCCCATCTTCCCTCAATCGTGATCCACGATATTTTCGATTTGTTAGATAAAAAAGACCGACAAAATGCGTCCAGCGTGTGCAAAAGTTGGAGACAGAACGTCTTTCATCCAAA GTGGTGGCCCGAGGTCACTTTCAAAATCGAACCGTGCAATATCGACAGAGCCAAATTTTTCACAACGTTCTTTGGTAGAATCGTCACATGTGCAAAAATCAAAGTGAACACGCTGACGCCCGACTGCACGGACGAGTTTATCACGCTCATAGAAGctttaagtgaaaataataatttaaaagaactGATAATCGAACCCACTCATTGCCATTTCGACATGTCAAGATACTGTGGCAAATCCAG TTACAATGTGATAGCTACCTTGAAACGATGTCTCCCTAACTTGGCTAAATTCAGTATTGGCAGCATCGAGGATTTCGCTCACTACCTCGACGAGTACTTAACCATTTTATCGAGCCAACAACCAGAAAAAATTACCGTGTTGGGACTAGCATCCGTTAAAGATAATCCAAACGAATACGAAGATTCTTATTTTGAATGTGATTTAATCAAACCTTTTACGAATTTAAAG GTATTAAGTATAGACTTCGATCAACTGTCGGATAATTTTTTAAGCTGTCTAGATGATTCCAAAGAGTTGGAACGTTTAATAGTGCATTTACACGGTGTTCGCGATGGCCATCCAGGCACAACAAACGCTGCTTGGGCTGACTTCAAGAGTAAACACCCGAATTGTGAGCTGAGACTCACCGTGATCCATTCGTATGATGAAATCAGAGTGTTGCAAGATACGGTCCTCAGAGGACAGATGCCCCTCTCGCATCTCAAAGTGTTCTTCTGCGAAAAC GTAAACATGGGGGTTTTGGAATACATGTCTGCATGTTATGCACAAACGTTACGTAGTATTATGTGGGTTGATTCTTTGAGCCACAGCAAAGAGAGCTGGTCCTTCCTGACGTCGCATTACGACAGCACTCCCGATCCTTTGATTATGATATCGTGGCTGTGCAAGAAATTAGAAGAATTGGTGTTCTACGGCTACAAATACTGCGAGGAGAACCTCATAGCCATAGCCAGGCTGCGCGGggacaaactgaaaaaattcgaaatagcAGAAGACGACATTCTGCTTTCGAACGCTGACGGTCATCAGTCAtcagaaaattttttgatc
- the LOC138124215 gene encoding F-box only protein 33-like isoform X1 has translation MFNVYYKCETDMNSDNSACFGDCPKPKKSKTSEEESYLLPYWAHLPSIVIHDIFDLLDKKDRQNASSVCKSWRQNVFHPKWWPEVTFKIEPCNIDRAKFFTTFFGRIVTCAKIKVNTLTPDCTDEFITLIEALSENNNLKELIIEPTHCHFDMSRYCGKSSYNVIATLKRCLPNLAKFSIGSIEDFAHYLDEYLTILSSQQPEKITVLGLASVKDNPNEYEDSYFECDLIKPFTNLKVLSIDFDQLSDNFLSCLDDSKELERLIVHLHGVRDGHPGTTNAAWADFKSKHPNCELRLTVIHSYDEIRVLQDTVLRGQMPLSHLKVFFCENVNMGVLEYMSACYAQTLRSIMWVDSLSHSKESWSFLTSHYDSTPDPLIMISWLCKKLEELVFYGYKYCEENLIAIARLRGDKLKKFEIAEDDILLSNADGHQSSENFLIDIPLHLKRPWAPTKRANLHPVIDSPTAGDSDEYLLPIVLADLH, from the exons atgtttaatgtttattACAAATGTGAAACAG ATATGAACAGTGACAATTCTGCTTGTTTCGGAGATTGcccaaaaccaaaaaaatccaAGACTTCGGAGGAGGAAAGTTATCTGTTACCATATTGGGCCCATCTTCCCTCAATCGTGATCCACGATATTTTCGATTTGTTAGATAAAAAAGACCGACAAAATGCGTCCAGCGTGTGCAAAAGTTGGAGACAGAACGTCTTTCATCCAAA GTGGTGGCCCGAGGTCACTTTCAAAATCGAACCGTGCAATATCGACAGAGCCAAATTTTTCACAACGTTCTTTGGTAGAATCGTCACATGTGCAAAAATCAAAGTGAACACGCTGACGCCCGACTGCACGGACGAGTTTATCACGCTCATAGAAGctttaagtgaaaataataatttaaaagaactGATAATCGAACCCACTCATTGCCATTTCGACATGTCAAGATACTGTGGCAAATCCAG TTACAATGTGATAGCTACCTTGAAACGATGTCTCCCTAACTTGGCTAAATTCAGTATTGGCAGCATCGAGGATTTCGCTCACTACCTCGACGAGTACTTAACCATTTTATCGAGCCAACAACCAGAAAAAATTACCGTGTTGGGACTAGCATCCGTTAAAGATAATCCAAACGAATACGAAGATTCTTATTTTGAATGTGATTTAATCAAACCTTTTACGAATTTAAAG GTATTAAGTATAGACTTCGATCAACTGTCGGATAATTTTTTAAGCTGTCTAGATGATTCCAAAGAGTTGGAACGTTTAATAGTGCATTTACACGGTGTTCGCGATGGCCATCCAGGCACAACAAACGCTGCTTGGGCTGACTTCAAGAGTAAACACCCGAATTGTGAGCTGAGACTCACCGTGATCCATTCGTATGATGAAATCAGAGTGTTGCAAGATACGGTCCTCAGAGGACAGATGCCCCTCTCGCATCTCAAAGTGTTCTTCTGCGAAAAC GTAAACATGGGGGTTTTGGAATACATGTCTGCATGTTATGCACAAACGTTACGTAGTATTATGTGGGTTGATTCTTTGAGCCACAGCAAAGAGAGCTGGTCCTTCCTGACGTCGCATTACGACAGCACTCCCGATCCTTTGATTATGATATCGTGGCTGTGCAAGAAATTAGAAGAATTGGTGTTCTACGGCTACAAATACTGCGAGGAGAACCTCATAGCCATAGCCAGGCTGCGCGGggacaaactgaaaaaattcgaaatagcAGAAGACGACATTCTGCTTTCGAACGCTGACGGTCATCAGTCAtcagaaaattttttgatc
- the LOC138124215 gene encoding F-box only protein 33-like isoform X2 encodes MSIKLIRKSSDMNSDNSACFGDCPKPKKSKTSEEESYLLPYWAHLPSIVIHDIFDLLDKKDRQNASSVCKSWRQNVFHPKWWPEVTFKIEPCNIDRAKFFTTFFGRIVTCAKIKVNTLTPDCTDEFITLIEALSENNNLKELIIEPTHCHFDMSRYCGKSSYNVIATLKRCLPNLAKFSIGSIEDFAHYLDEYLTILSSQQPEKITVLGLASVKDNPNEYEDSYFECDLIKPFTNLKVLSIDFDQLSDNFLSCLDDSKELERLIVHLHGVRDGHPGTTNAAWADFKSKHPNCELRLTVIHSYDEIRVLQDTVLRGQMPLSHLKVFFCENVNMGVLEYMSACYAQTLRSIMWVDSLSHSKESWSFLTSHYDSTPDPLIMISWLCKKLEELVFYGYKYCEENLIAIARLRGDKLKKFEIAEDDILLSNADGHQSSENFLIDIPLHLKRPWAPTKRANLHPVIDSPTAGDSDEYLLPIVLADLH; translated from the exons ATGTCAATAAAATTGATACGCAAAAGCAGTG ATATGAACAGTGACAATTCTGCTTGTTTCGGAGATTGcccaaaaccaaaaaaatccaAGACTTCGGAGGAGGAAAGTTATCTGTTACCATATTGGGCCCATCTTCCCTCAATCGTGATCCACGATATTTTCGATTTGTTAGATAAAAAAGACCGACAAAATGCGTCCAGCGTGTGCAAAAGTTGGAGACAGAACGTCTTTCATCCAAA GTGGTGGCCCGAGGTCACTTTCAAAATCGAACCGTGCAATATCGACAGAGCCAAATTTTTCACAACGTTCTTTGGTAGAATCGTCACATGTGCAAAAATCAAAGTGAACACGCTGACGCCCGACTGCACGGACGAGTTTATCACGCTCATAGAAGctttaagtgaaaataataatttaaaagaactGATAATCGAACCCACTCATTGCCATTTCGACATGTCAAGATACTGTGGCAAATCCAG TTACAATGTGATAGCTACCTTGAAACGATGTCTCCCTAACTTGGCTAAATTCAGTATTGGCAGCATCGAGGATTTCGCTCACTACCTCGACGAGTACTTAACCATTTTATCGAGCCAACAACCAGAAAAAATTACCGTGTTGGGACTAGCATCCGTTAAAGATAATCCAAACGAATACGAAGATTCTTATTTTGAATGTGATTTAATCAAACCTTTTACGAATTTAAAG GTATTAAGTATAGACTTCGATCAACTGTCGGATAATTTTTTAAGCTGTCTAGATGATTCCAAAGAGTTGGAACGTTTAATAGTGCATTTACACGGTGTTCGCGATGGCCATCCAGGCACAACAAACGCTGCTTGGGCTGACTTCAAGAGTAAACACCCGAATTGTGAGCTGAGACTCACCGTGATCCATTCGTATGATGAAATCAGAGTGTTGCAAGATACGGTCCTCAGAGGACAGATGCCCCTCTCGCATCTCAAAGTGTTCTTCTGCGAAAAC GTAAACATGGGGGTTTTGGAATACATGTCTGCATGTTATGCACAAACGTTACGTAGTATTATGTGGGTTGATTCTTTGAGCCACAGCAAAGAGAGCTGGTCCTTCCTGACGTCGCATTACGACAGCACTCCCGATCCTTTGATTATGATATCGTGGCTGTGCAAGAAATTAGAAGAATTGGTGTTCTACGGCTACAAATACTGCGAGGAGAACCTCATAGCCATAGCCAGGCTGCGCGGggacaaactgaaaaaattcgaaatagcAGAAGACGACATTCTGCTTTCGAACGCTGACGGTCATCAGTCAtcagaaaattttttgatc